In Paraburkholderia terrae, the DNA window TCGCCTTCGAAGAGCGGGATCAGCAGGTCGCTGCCCGCCATGCCTTCCATCAGATAGCCGCGCAGGCCGTCTTCGTATTTCCAGCTCAGACGTTCACCCGTCTTTTCGTTGACGAGTACGACTTCGACGCCCGGCAGCAGCACGGCCTTCGAGCGCAACAGGCGCTGCAGTTCGCCGAGCGGCAGGTTCGGCGAATCGAAATATTTCGCGTCGGCCCACGCGGTCACGCGCGTGCCGGACTTCTTCTCGCCCTTCGCCGCGGCGCGCACCTGCAACTGCTTGACGACGTCGCCATGCGAGAAGCTCAGTTCGGCGACCTTGCCGTCGCGCCACACAGTGACGTCGAGGCGCGTGGACAGCGCGTTCGTCACCGATACACCGACGCCATGCAGGCCGCCGGAGAAGGTATACGCGCCGCCTGCCGCCTTGTCGAACTTGCCGCCCGCGTGCAGGCGCGTGAAAACAATTTCGACGACGGGCACGCCTTCTTCCGGATGCATGCCGAACGGAATGCCACGGCCGTCGTCTTCGACGGACACGGACTGGTCGGCATGCAGTGTGACGGTGATCTGACGGCCGTAGCCGCCGAGCGCTTCGTCGGATGCGTTGTCGATGACTTCCTGGATGATGTGCAGCGGATTTTCGGTGCGCGTGTACATGCCGGGCCGCTGCTTGACCGGCTCCAGGCCCTTGAGCACCTTGATCGATGCTTCGCTATACGCGGCGTTAGGCTTTTTCGTTGACATGGCTTGCTCGGGTCCGTCGGTTCATCGTTGTCCACATGTCCTGTGGACAGGTGCGTGGACAATGCGTTGAGTTTTCAAAAAAAGCGAAACGAAACAACGGAGTGTGTGCGCTGCGCGACTTGCGTGCAGCAGTTATCGGTTTGCCTTGTCTGCTTTCCGCGGTTTTCCCGCAAGCCCGGTTTCGGGCGGTACGCTGGAACGACCGTGGGAAGCAGGTTCGCGGGTATTTTACTGATTTCGATGCGCGGGGCAATTTAGATGAAGGGTGTAGGACGGTTGGTCGGGAAAACGTCCTACACCCCGATGGGTGGTCTACTTCCGCTTACTCTCCAACTCATCCCACCGTTCAATCGCCACGAGCAGTTCCTCGTCGATCGCCGCGTAGCGCTGGGTCAGCCGCGTGCCTTCTTGCGCGTCCTTCACGAAAATGGAACCGTCCTCGATCTGCGCGCCGATCGCCTTCTGCTCCGCTTCGAGCGAGGCAATCTTCTCGGGCAGCGCCTCCAGCTCGCGCTGTTCCTTGAATGAAAGCTTCACCGTACGCTGCGCGTTACGGCCTGCCGCGCTGTCCTTGGCCGCGGTTTCCTTCGGCGCCTCTTTCAACACATCCTGCTGCGCGATCTGCTCGGAACGCTCGCGCTGGATCTGCCAGTCGGTAAAGCCGCCGACATATTCGCGCCACTTGCCCTCGCCCTCCGACGCAATCACCGACGTCACCACGTTGTCCAGAAACGCGCGGTCATGGCTCACCAGCAGTACCGTGCCGTCGTAGTCCGTCAGCAGTTCTTCGAGCAGTTCGAGCGTCGGGATGTCGAGGTCGTTGGTCGGCTCGTCGAGCACCAGCACGTTCGCCGGACGCGCAAAGAGACGCGCGAGCAGCAGACGGTTGCGCTCGCCGCCCGACAGCGACTTCACTGGCGAACGCGCGCGCTCGGGCGCGAACAGAAAGTCGCCGAGATAGCTCATCACGTGCTTTCGCTGGCCATTGATCTCGACCCAGTCGCTGCCGGGGCTGATCGTATCGCCGAGGCTCTTGTCCAGATCGAGCTGGGCGCGCATCTGGTCGAAGTAAGCGACTTGCAGGTTGGTGCCGATGCGCACCTTGCCGTCGTCCGGCTGCAGTTCGCCGAGAATCAGCTTGAGCAGTGTCGTCTTGCCCGCGCCGTTCGGACCGATGAAGCCGATCTTGTCGCCGCGCATCACCGTTGCGGAAAAGCGATCGACCACCGTGCGCTCGCCATACCGCTTCGTCACGTCCGTCAGTTCGGCGACGATCTTGCCGGACTTTTCGCCCTGCCCGACGTCGAGCTTCACGTTGCCTTGCACATTGCGGCGTTCTGCGCGGTCATTGCGCATCTGCACGAGCCGCGCGATGCGCCCGACGCTGCGCGTGCGCCGCGCCTCGACGCCCTTGCGAATCCACACTTCTTCCTGCGCGAGCAGCTTGTCGAACTTCTCGTTTTCGACCCGCTCCACTTCCAGTTGCTGCGCCTTGCGCGTCTGATACGCGGAGAAATTGCCCGGATACGACAACAACCGCCCGCGATCCAGTTCGACGATACGCGTCGCGACGCGATCGAGAAACGCGCGGTCGTGGGTGATGAACAGCAAACCGGCACGCTGCGAGATCAGCAATTCTTCCAGCCAGCGAATGCCGTCGAAGTCCAGATGGTTGGTCGGCTCGTCCAGCAGCAGCACGTCCGGCTGCACGACGAGCGCCCGCGCCAGCGCGACGCGCTTTTGCATGCCGCCCGACAGCGAGCCGACCCGCGCGTCGCCATCGAGGCCGATCTGCGCGAGCGTCGTGGCGACGCGTGTGCGCCAGTTCCAGGCATCGGTGGTATCGAGCGACGATTGCAGCGCGTTCATGCGCGCAAGCAACGCGTCGTGCTGCGCGCCTTCCGGCGTTTCCGCCAGCTCGTGCGCGACCGTGTTGTATTCGTCGAGCAGCGCGCTCGCGTGCGTGAGGCCCGCCGCGACCGTGTCGAACACGGTGACGTCCGCGTCGAATTCGGGCTCCTGCGGCACGTACACGGTGACGAGATCCTGCTGGCGCGTGACGAGGCCATCGTCCGGTCTGGCGAGTTCGGCGACGATCTTCAGCAGCGACGACTTGCCCGCGCCGTTGCGGCCGATCAGCCCGACGCGCTCGCCGGCTTCGAGAGAGAAATCCGCGTGATCGAGCAGCGCGACGTGGCCGAACGCCAGTTGCGCGCCCGTGATGGTGTAAAGCGACATGGGAAAGGAGGAACCAGCGATGAGTCGGAAGCGCTCATTGTACCGGGCGGCGGCGCGAATACTGACGGGATGCGGCCCGGCAGGATGGCATAGGACGAATGACGCATGCTGCGCACGTCCACGGCGCTCGAGCCGGTGGGTCGGCATGAGCTAAGCGGACGGAAGAGAACGCGAATGCCTGTCCCGGCGTAGGCGTTCGCAGCGGCAAACCGTTCCGTGAATTGAAGGTGAGCGAAAAAGGGCGCGCCAAGCGCGCCTTTGCTTACTTCACGTGAATCGTGATCGTCTTGCTCATCTCCGGGCCATACGAACGGTGCGCACCGTCGCCGAAATCGAGCGTCAAGGTGTGATCGCCCGGCGGCAGCGTGATCTCCGTTTCCGTCTGGCCCTTGCCGAAATGTAGCGACTTGTCGTTGGCGGGAATGACTTCGCCCTTCGGCAGCGGCTGCCCGTCGATGATCAGATGATGATGCCCCGTGCCTTCCGTCATCGTGCCCGCGGGAACGACCTTCATGCCGTCGACGGCAAACTTCACGTGAATGGGGTTGCTCACGGTCGCGCCGTCCTTCGGCTCGACGAACGAGACGCCCGCGGCATGCGCCGCGCCCGACAAGACCAGCATGCCTGCGCACGCTGCGCCGGCCAACCATCTGTTATTCAGCATCGTTTTTCTCCTTGGCTAAAGCGGCTCGATGGGCACGGCGTACGTAGGCGTTCGCGCACGGCCGCATCGTACTGAAAGAATACACGCTGGCGCCGGCCCCGCCGGACGTCGGATCGCCGGGATGCACACTGCTTCGCGTTGATCTAAAACGGTAAACGGAGCGGACGGCGTGGGTCTTCCGGCGAATTCCGGTAATATTGCGGGTCGCCGCCGCATGCACTAAAAAGGGGCAGATTGGCGGATTTTGCATTGAATCAATGAAGAGCGTGTGTCGTGAGTGAAGTGATCGAATATAAGAGCTGGGTCTGTCTGATTTGCGGCTGGATCTATAACGAAGAGGAAGGTTTGCCCGAGGAAGGTATCGAAGCGGGTACGCGTTTCGCCGATATCCCCGTGGACTGGCGCTGCCCGCTGTGCGATGTGGGCAAGGCTGAATTTGCTGTAGTCGAGTTCTGATCGGCGGTTCTGTTACAGAAACGTCGTTCGTTTAGAGCGGTCCGCGGGTTCAATGCCTGCGGACCGCTTTGCTTTTGGCGGCCCACCCGCCGTGGTCAGTCGCGCCTTGCGACGACGATCAGTTCGCGGCTCGCATGATCGACGGGCGATCGGGACCAGTCGCCGAACCATTCCAGGTCGCTGAAACCCGCTTTCACGAGCGCTTCGCTCAGCGAGGCCTGCGTGCGAAAACGCAGGTGGCTGGGCGCGACGACCGTGTCGCCGTCTCGAAGGAATCGATACTGGGTGTCGAAGCGAACGCGGTCATTGTTTGCTTCGATGAGTTGCTGCCAGATTTCGACGGCGCCGTAGCGCGGGTCGTCGATCACGCGGCGCGACAGTTCAGGCGTCCACGCCATCCACGGCGACACGGATGGATTGCGGCTTTCGAAGGCGAGCCGTCCGCCGGGACGCAACGTGGCTTGTGCAGCGGCTAGCGTGGCATCGAAGCTCGTATCGTCGAGGAAAACCTGCGCGACGTGGCCTGTCATCACGGCGAGATCGGCGGACTTTGCGCCTAGTTGCGCCGCGTCGCCTTCTATCCATTCCACCCGGTCGCCGCCTGGCCGTCGGCGGGCGATATCGAGCATCGCCGGCGACGGATCGACGCCCGTCACCGTATGGCCGCGCCGGGCCAGTTCACAGGCGAGTAGCCCCGTGCCGCAGCCGATATCGACGATGCGCGAGGCCTCCGTGCGTGCGGCCAGGTCAATATAGAAGCGCGTGTCGGCGGCGAACGGGTTGAGCGCGTCGTAGAGCGCGACGAGACGCGGATCGGCGTAGTGAGCATCGGTCATCGGCCGATGGTAGCCGTGCGGTGCACCAGCCGCTACCGCGTTGCCCCGGGCGATGCCCGCGTCGAAAGCCGCTTTGGCCAACGGGCGATTTGCTATACTCTGCGCTCGTCGGCGGCCCCTCCCCGTAGTTCAATGGATAGAACAAGTGCCTCCTAAGCGCTAGATACAGGTTCGATTCCTGTCGGGGGGACCACATCGGCGACGGACGACGCTACAAAAAAACCCGCAACAGCTCACGCTTTGCGGGTTTTTTGTTTGCTACTGCCGCATTGCATTGCAATGCAATGCGGCAAACAGCCACAACGATCAGCCGTTCACCGATGCCTGCGCACCACCACCTGAATCTTGGCCAGTTGCTGGTCGCGCTGATCGAAGAATCTGGCGAGCGCAAACAGCGACGCAGCGGCAAACGGCCAGAGCACAAAGAAGGTAGCGAGCATGATCGACTCCAGAGCGAAAACGTTTGAATCGAGTGTACGCCCGCGCTAAACAAAGAAAACTATCGGAATTGCCAAAACACAGTTCCCTTTTTTGGAAGGGAATGGAAAACGAGCCCGCGTGGCGCGGCTGGACGACCTTTTCCCGAGCAGACCGGGTCCGACCAACCTCGCCCGACCGTGACAAAATCACGCACTTCACGCAACACACGCCAGCACAATCGAAGGACAACCCATGGATATCCACAAGCAACTCGCCGCTCTCACCACTTCCGAACTGCAAACGGCAGGCGCCAGTCAGGCAACGGCCATCGCCGTCAGCGTGCTGCTGCGTCATTTGAACTCGCCGGAGCTGTCGAAGCTGCTGAGCACCGCATTCGAGAATCACCAGGCGGTCATGCTGCAAACACCGTGGCCGGACCAGATGCTGCAATCGTTCGAAGCGACGCGCCGTTTTCTCGAAGGCGCGGCCAACCCGGCCCCTAGCCCCGATCAGCCCGTCTGACGCAGCACGCGTCGCGCCGTGTCCATCGCGCGACGCAAAAAAGCCACACGCGCCAGCGCCCCGGCATGGGCCGGAAGCCCGCCCGGCGGGGCTTGCGCGCGAGCGCCGCAAGCCAGTGTGCGCTCTCCCACCTAACGCGCCATTTGTCTGCGGACGGACGCGCGGCGTCCTTTTATCATCTCGTCACTCCTCGGATACGTCAGTAGGTTGACAGATGCCCTACCCGTACAACCTTGCAGTCGCCGCTGGCCTGATGATCGTCGTGCTCACCTGCAGCCTGGCGCTCGCGCTGACATGAACCGACCCGCACACGGCCCTCGAAACACCGGCCACTCGCCCGCTGCCCGCGTCGGCATCGCCCGATTCCGAACCGCATAAGCTCGTCGCGGCGCAAATATTTTCAAGCCGACCCTAAAGTTTTCCAAACCCCTGCCGTAGTGGGGGCATGGACCATTACCTCACTTCGTCGGCGGGATCGTTCAAATCGACTCTGATCGATCAGGACATCGCGCACATTGCCCGCGTCATGCGGCCTTCGATGCATGGCGACCTGGGTGGGGCCATCCTCCCCGCCACCTACTGGCGCAAACGCCTCTTCGAATTGCTCGACGCCGACCATTTGACCAATTCGCAGCTTTGCTCGATCGACGATCTGCTGTTGCAGCTCGACGAGCTATGCACGAAGGATCTGACGCCGCTGCCCGTGACGATCACGCGGCCCGCGGCGTCGCGCGATGCGAACCGCCATCGCGTACGCCGCAAGCGCTGAGCGAACCCGCGGAGCCTCTGCGGCGCCGCTGCGCTGCGCGGATCGAGGCGCGCCACGCATTTAACATTCATTGACCCGCCGCGCTTCATTCCACGATGCTGCACCCAGCAGCGCGAACACCCGGCGGCACAGCGACAGGATGATCTGGCGCGTCGCCGGGGCTGCCTTCCCTCTCCCTTCACACGCTCACGCCCTCCGGCGCAGGAAAATTTGTCTGCGGAACACGCCGCAATCGCGAATTAGGGACATTCGTAGGTCATAATGTCCGCAAAAATTCCCAGCAAGGATTCCTGTGACTCAGGCTTCACCGCTTGACCTGCTGAAGCAGGCGCGCACCCGCTTCACACAAAAAGAAATCGCCGCGCATGTCGGCAAGGACATCAAGACA includes these proteins:
- a CDS encoding ATP-binding cassette domain-containing protein, which gives rise to MSLYTITGAQLAFGHVALLDHADFSLEAGERVGLIGRNGAGKSSLLKIVAELARPDDGLVTRQQDLVTVYVPQEPEFDADVTVFDTVAAGLTHASALLDEYNTVAHELAETPEGAQHDALLARMNALQSSLDTTDAWNWRTRVATTLAQIGLDGDARVGSLSGGMQKRVALARALVVQPDVLLLDEPTNHLDFDGIRWLEELLISQRAGLLFITHDRAFLDRVATRIVELDRGRLLSYPGNFSAYQTRKAQQLEVERVENEKFDKLLAQEEVWIRKGVEARRTRSVGRIARLVQMRNDRAERRNVQGNVKLDVGQGEKSGKIVAELTDVTKRYGERTVVDRFSATVMRGDKIGFIGPNGAGKTTLLKLILGELQPDDGKVRIGTNLQVAYFDQMRAQLDLDKSLGDTISPGSDWVEINGQRKHVMSYLGDFLFAPERARSPVKSLSGGERNRLLLARLFARPANVLVLDEPTNDLDIPTLELLEELLTDYDGTVLLVSHDRAFLDNVVTSVIASEGEGKWREYVGGFTDWQIQRERSEQIAQQDVLKEAPKETAAKDSAAGRNAQRTVKLSFKEQRELEALPEKIASLEAEQKAIGAQIEDGSIFVKDAQEGTRLTQRYAAIDEELLVAIERWDELESKRK
- a CDS encoding DUF4399 domain-containing protein; the protein is MLNNRWLAGAACAGMLVLSGAAHAAGVSFVEPKDGATVSNPIHVKFAVDGMKVVPAGTMTEGTGHHHLIIDGQPLPKGEVIPANDKSLHFGKGQTETEITLPPGDHTLTLDFGDGAHRSYGPEMSKTITIHVK
- a CDS encoding rubredoxin translates to MSEVIEYKSWVCLICGWIYNEEEGLPEEGIEAGTRFADIPVDWRCPLCDVGKAEFAVVEF
- a CDS encoding class I SAM-dependent methyltransferase — protein: MTDAHYADPRLVALYDALNPFAADTRFYIDLAARTEASRIVDIGCGTGLLACELARRGHTVTGVDPSPAMLDIARRRPGGDRVEWIEGDAAQLGAKSADLAVMTGHVAQVFLDDTSFDATLAAAQATLRPGGRLAFESRNPSVSPWMAWTPELSRRVIDDPRYGAVEIWQQLIEANNDRVRFDTQYRFLRDGDTVVAPSHLRFRTQASLSEALVKAGFSDLEWFGDWSRSPVDHASRELIVVARRD